From Periophthalmus magnuspinnatus isolate fPerMag1 chromosome 1, fPerMag1.2.pri, whole genome shotgun sequence:
TTAAGATCCCATATTATTGAGCCACAGTTTTATGAATAAAATGGGTAACAGAGACTAGGCACTGTGTGCAAATGCGAGATGTGGATGCGAACAGGGTCAGACTGTGCAGCTTGTTATATTTTAGTTCCCAATGAAACAagaggagtttgtgtgtttaaaccaCTGCTGTGATGACTGCTCTGGGCAGCTTGCGTTTTTTATGCATATTTTTAAGGCTttatatcattttatgtggGCTCATACAGCctgatttagtttcattttgacttataaatgcaaacaaaaagcctttcacttttaaaaatgcattgccTATTTTTACTTAATGTCAAAAATCTAGAAATGATTGACTGTTGGTGTTGGTTAAAGTTTCCATTATGGTGCATCACTTCTacagtgttgtgatgtcacgtgattGCAACAGTATTACGGCTacaactaacaattattttgcTAATCGATTAATTGAGTGATTATTCTGTTGATTATGAGAAGATGAGAGTCTTAATAAATTTGACCAATAATAAGTTAAAGTGGAGCCTCGTGTCATTTTGATGTAACTCTTGCTTTGTGTGAGCAATAAAACCTTTTCATGGAACATGGAGTGTTTTGGAGAGTATTGTGCAGATAACAGTTCAGTTAATAAGGTGCCGATGGTTACACACGTCTCCTCTTTATAACATAAAATTGAAATGGCTCTGAGAATGCCTTTGGTCCACATGATGTATCctgcattttaaagggaaaGTAATGGCCCAAGAGATCTCTTTGTTTTAAAGCTGATTTTTTTTAGGTCagtttaggatttttttttcccagattCCATTTGAAATGACCAAAAAGCCGATACAGTGTACAAAAGGTTTGACAATAAAAATTCAGATTTTCATAATCAACCTTTATTTCTAAAAACAACTATACCAGAGCAGTTTAGTCACACTGTTCTGTTCACTCTTCACATTTAATtcttcaaataaagctttatgttcaAACTAAATATAAGCCTATAGCTTTAAGACTGATAGCTGAaatgctaaaaagtccaaatatctttatatatatattttaaaatcattgCAACAGCTTGGAAAATCCTGCTGTGTACCAGgattatttttgcagtgttttttgtaGAACAGCTTGTGACAGATAGTAATAATATATGGACCAATTCTGGTTAAGGTTTATGGATTTCAGAGGTGTCCTGCAGACGGAAGGGTGATATGGTTGTCAGTCCTTAtattatttagtcattatattgcTTTATATAATTCTTAATCTGCTTTGCCATTTTCCAGCTCTCCACTGTCAACAGCCTCTTGGCCGCAGACACGGCGCTCGTCCACTGCAGTGATGAAGACGGATACACACCTTTACATCGCGCGGCATACAGCGGCCATGTTGACGTGGCCACTGCCCTTCTTCGCGCCAGCTCCAGAGTGAACGCTCGCACTGCAGACGGCTGGACTCCCCTGCACAGTGCCTGTCGCTGGAGCAGAGTGTCCATGGCCAGTCTCCTGCTGCGCCACGGGGCCCAACTCAACGCACAGACAAACGGAGGACTGACCCCTCTCCATTTGGCTGCTTCAAACTCAGACTCTGCCCACACACTAGAGCTCCTCTTATCCCAGCGTCACCTGAACGCATCACTCTGCAGCAGCGGCGGGGAAACGGCCGGTCAAGTGGCGCTGCGCAGCGGACCCTATCACTACCTGTTTGAAATGGTCGAAGAGTGTGTCAGTGTCATACCaacacatacataaataaaactgaaagtgaaaagtttaatacatttgcaattcttttttttaagctgtCTAGTTCAGGTACATCATGTTTTTACAATAGATATCTTGCTTTCTTTAAGGCAGACAATTTTCTGAAGGAGCTATTTACATTGATATGTTGTTATGACATCTTTGGCTTGTAGCTAGAAGATGAACCATGTAAAAAACCTCTTTTCTTGACATGAAATAATTCTAACTTCAAGGCCATTCACAGGTCAAGCAAATGTTCCATGTAACAGTATTCTCACTACTAGATATACACAATAGCACCTATATAATATGTCTATTCTGAAAACTGAATGGGTACTGTAAATATTGACTTATGAAAATGTTGTAGATTTTGCTCAAGAATAAAAACTTGAGCTGTGCCATCGCTCTTCCAGCAAACAGAGACTTGGGTAGAAGGTTgttaaaattgattttcttttccattcaatttatttttggaagattttattattttctttaaaccACACTTTCTAAACTACACTTTTGACTGGTAACACTTGCTATGCTTGTGCAAGTGACGGTGAATCCAGTCCAATTTATCTAACTACCTTTGTTCTTTCTATTCTCAAGTTTAACTCTGTTTTACCACTGTCATTTACCACATTAATTAATTTGTTCTTGTCCTTTTTAGAATAACCACTACTCCATAATCTCTACCTACTTCACATTTCCCAATTCCCACTTCATTGAGCTACAATTCCCATTCATCTGAAGCCCTTAATAAAATCTATTGAACTAGACGTGTTTActgttgcattattcattaGGTTGAAGATatcacatattattattattactagtactactattcaGGATACACAAAGTCACTGTTTTTCATATAGTCTTCATATAAAGTTGTTAACACTGGTTGTAATATACTTAGAATAAGATGTTTTCATGGACTGATAAGCCATTAAGTGTACAGCAATTTTCCCATTTGCTTTAAAAGACTTTCAAAATAACCCATTAGCAGCAGCCTGAAGAGTGGACAAAGTATGGGTTGCCTTAAATAACCTAAATCCTCTGGACTTTTTCTATATATGATTTATAAAGTTAGAAGAATAGAGTTGTAAAACACTTAGTAGAACAGATGCCACAGCACACTTACTccaattacagaaaaaaaaaaagtttgtgtaTGTTTATATATCAAAAACAACTTGAAATTTATGTAATTGCCTTATGTGGATGCTGTTGGTAAGTAATCTTCAAGTATATTTGACTTGTACACACGGAATATGCTACTTCAACAATAGTgttttctactgaacaaatttCACATATGCACAACTCTCATCTCTTTTAGTGAAATATAATATCATCCAGTGTAGACAAGTAAAACATCTGCTACACAGATTTGATTGGGGACATTTAGGCGACAATTTGCTCACAATTAACATTTAATCAGAACAAAAATGTGCTACTTGAACGTTTTTATACAGGATTTGTAAATTAAACAACTATGCCACTTGAATGTCAACATGTCATTCGCCTGCTAAATTATGCCCACCTGATTTGTGTCCTTATCACAGAGCACAAGTGTCCTGTGATTAATGTGGGCTCATGTCCTCTCAGTCCACAACAGTGAGCAAGACTCCCTAATAGCGCTGTTTTATATTgaagaaatataaaacatataaagcAAGTGGAAAATCTATTTGCAGCTTCTTTTTGCAGCACATTGCAAAAttagcaaagaaaaacacagtAATTAGCATTCCAAAATAATTTGTTTCTCCTCAAGGATTTAGTTTGAATGTAATTATAAATggcttaaaatattaaaattttttaatttgttttaattcatACTTGTGGAGGAAAAAAACACGACGATATATCATTTTGCACCATGAAAAATCTATATTTTGCCTGCCACTTGCATAAAGGCTCAGACTGAATATGGTGTTTAACAAAGTCTGTCTTAAGTCTGATGCTTTACGCTGCTTGTGTGGCTGGATGACCTTTTATTTGGTGGCATTATTTTCTTGCCATCATCAGGCAAGGCTGCTGTGCAGTTTGAAATGAGTCACTGAGAATCCACATAGAAGACCACCACATGTTTGCAGCATTTTTTGTTTAACTGGTGATGTTGGCTTGTGTCTAGCATTGGTCCAGCATTAAATAAGATATCTACTTCCATTGTGAAAGTAATTGCTTGCTTGTTCAATTATGCCAAGATTATAGTTTGACGGTATAAAACTGACCTGTTAGCTTGTTTATTAGCATGCCTAAGTGAATGCATGTTTCAATTCATCAAACCAAAGTGTACAAACTGTTTTATCCCTAAGGAATTACATAATTTAAATAGCCCTTGGAAAAATGAAATGCTTGGTTGAGTCGGGGAAAAACAAAGAGCAAAAGCCCCTGGATGTTTTAAACAAGCTTTGAGAAAACCTAGAAGAATGAGATGTCCAAGCTACATGGACAGGGCCAATTAAGATAATGCAGCAATTAAAACCAGGGTACGGCAGTTATATTTGTCAAGTCAATAAAGCAAAAATAGTAATAGAGCCTTCATATGTGTGAGCAGGACTGCTTGTTTGTTCCAGCTCTTGTTGCACTAATTGTCTCGTCTCTGGGACCAGGAGATTTGACTACTTGATAACAATTACTCTTGACACTTCTCATGCTTATTCTCAGACTGTATGAATACTGCTCCTTACCTTTCATGTAGCAGTACAGGCTTATGAAACACCAAACAGACACCATCCCATACAGCAGAGGCTGGGGAAGCTGTCACACTATTTGTCTCATTCACTGAGTGCATTGTTCCTGTGCAGTCATCACATGCGGGTAGCAGTCGATGGAATTACCTCAGAAACAATAAAGGTAAACTCTGGTGCCATGCAAAGTACCATACTTAGGCCATTacagtttttaagtttttataaaTCATTTTCCTTTACACATTGCTGCTGGGAGTGAGGAGGCTCTGAGAGACTGCTTTGACACCCCACAGTGTGGACAGAGCTCTGTGACCCACATGGAGAGGACATCAATGCAATGAGTGATTGCATCATGGACTACATAAACTTCTGTTTTGAAAACATCGTCCCCTCCCAGACAGTGCGTTTTTTTCCGAACAACAAACCGTGGATTAACCCTGACATAAAAGCTCtgctgaaggagaagaagagagtttTATGTCAGGGaccaaggaggagctgaaggttGTACAGAAGAAGCTGAGGAGGAAAATCAGGACAAGCCAAGCCAGCCataagagaaggatggagcaacAGCTACAGGAGAAGAACATCCAGGGGGTGTGGAGAAGTCTCAAGACTATCTCATGCTTCAAAGCACCTCCTGCCCAGACGGAGGGGGACCTGCAGTGGGTGAATGACCTCAATTCTCACATCCTGAGATTTGATCAATCGCCACAGGCCAAGGAACTCAGCAGCTTCAGGCCGGTGGCTCTAACATCTCCCCTGATGAagacactggagagactggtcCTTGGCCACCTCTGCTCCACCGTGAGCTCAGCGATGGACCCGCTGCACTTTGCGTACTGGCCTGGCATCGGAGTGGAGGACGCTGTCATCTACCTGCTGCAccgctcactgtctcacctggagaacccCGGCAGCTCTgtgaggattctcttctttgacttctccagtgctttcaacaccatccagccactgctcctgagggacaagctggagactGCCGGGGTGGACCTGGCAGACTGGATCTTGGACTATCTCACAAACCGGCCCGAAtttgtgagagccaagaactgcgtgtttgatctcatgacctgcagtgtgggggcgccccagggcactgtcctcgcaccctttcttttcaccctttacactgcagacttcaaacacaacacggacagctgcgtcctgcagaagttctctgatgactctgccgtcattggcctcatcaaggatgatgacgatgtggagtacagaggactaacacaggactttgtggactggtgtcagtagaaccacctcatcatcaatgcagggaagaccaaggagatggtggtggacttccgcagacgccactctactgcccccccagtgaacatccagggaagggacattgagagagtggactcatacaagtacctgggtgttcatctgaacaacaaactggactggattCACAACACTGATgaactgtacaggaagggccagagcaggctctatctcctgaggagactcaggtcttttggagtgagagggccactcctgaagaccttttatgactctgtggtggcatcagccatcctgtaggGTGTGGTCTtctggaacagcagcatcacagagagggagaggaagaagttggacaaggtcatcaagaagtccagctccatcctgggctgtcctctggactcagtgcaggaggtgggggacaggagggtgtGTGAACTAGAGGTTTCGCAgatctttccttcctgctgctgtcagactgtacaaagaacactgttaacactgaacatgtgtcattcatccatacctatgtgcaatactcaagtcacatgttacatgttacattagagtctatttttagtttattttttaagtctattttataaaattattttaagctatttatctattatcttgttttattgcatgtaccattttccttctgttctttaactgtgcagtgcattactggaatttccccactttgggactaataaaggcatatcttatcttatcttattagcCAGGCACTAGCATGCACCTATTTGTTGTCTGGTTTACACCTATTTGTGATTTCCATGCCTTGCACCAGTGGTGAGATACATTGTTCAGTAATGCCACAGAGAAGGTTTTTTTGTGAATGATGTGATCAAGTCTTTTCAGAAACAGATCACACCAAGTCCCTAGACATTCAAATTAGAAGCAATCAGCTCTGTGAGGCAAGATAATGCAGTGTCATAGAAGGAAAGCAGCAGTCTGAACCTCATCATAGGAAAGTATGAAGTACTGACCCTCACAGATGTGGCATTGCCTGTGGTCATTTGGGATCCTTATTAGGCcagagcccatacagggcgtagggcctattgcttccacagcgatgagtgcatgggcgttgcagactgtcttcacgaagttgctgtgtcctagcaacccatgccgtaggctagcatgtcagcgtcaacatcgagtcaatgggcgaagcccataaACTCGATgctgacgctgacatgcgttaacaggagtcaataggaggccccctgcacagactcctgtgtcctagcaacccatgccgtaggcatgggacatgcatatttgttcttgctagcatgtcagcgtcaacattgagtcaatgggcgaagccccctgcaaaagtcaaaatacattgcgtcaatgggagacgtcccgacgttaactttggcgtagagccacgaaattcggtacacacattcttcaagtgatgccaaacaaaaaatattattatggccacgccctctgacacaccggaagtcagccatcttggattgaaaattccgaaatgccgagtcagcgttttcgctgacctcgcattttcgtcaactcctctaaaggcgcttcacctgcagggctgaaactcactgtacatcatctagacaagtggggcatcaaaagttatccaatttatgatgatcccttttacggtctctgtgcggcgaagccgcaaaattccatcggaatttttgcagttttcaaaagtcaaaatttgctcccgtttgcgcatgcaaagtccgatttggctcaaattcgaatcagttgtaaaacttttgggcctaaagctactcattatgatagaaactaaattggcgcaatagcgccccctacagaacatctaatatatttgtatgggaggccgaaaatttagttttcccaaatgttaccaaatttgacacaaaattccattgggtcatcccaatcaataaagtcaatcagacctatgtcgtcttttgcaccgtgttgccatggcgatgcgccaaactgccaatgttatcctaatgggaatcctcccaatttttcccattcatgggaataatattagtttcatggaataatgtgaaatttggcaccatgactcttcatgtcatcctgatcaaaaaagttaataagaccaaagtcatatttttcactgggttgccatggcgatgtgcgaaagcgcccatgttatcctaatgagaaaatttccaaattttcatacatttcaaagtcttataacgacctattaccgtcaacgacgaacataaaattttgcacggtgattcttcaggtcatcCCCA
This genomic window contains:
- the ankrd49 gene encoding ankyrin repeat domain-containing protein 49 is translated as MQFPEDFNQLELLDTHGHLIPRGTSSLWTGSEEEETEDTEERGERPEEWYLQKESSLKDKPPELLLWAAENNRLSTVNSLLAADTALVHCSDEDGYTPLHRAAYSGHVDVATALLRASSRVNARTADGWTPLHSACRWSRVSMASLLLRHGAQLNAQTNGGLTPLHLAASNSDSAHTLELLLSQRHLNASLCSSGGETAGQVALRSGPYHYLFEMVEECVSVIPTHT